One window of Microbacterium sp. 1S1 genomic DNA carries:
- a CDS encoding GNAT family N-acetyltransferase encodes MCAAPARGGVSVREAEWPGDAAFVSAAVSTYLRQTEQEKHDILGDPAEPEGELPERYRPEVRDPETAYAGGRVLVAEVDGGPVGVVIALPHAGYTEIKRLWADPTVRGRGVGSALLDAVLREAEGAVRLSVWDWRDAAIRLYTSRGFRPADARDDRDRLLCFESRTSLHPAAERSKGRDSKG; translated from the coding sequence ATGTGCGCCGCTCCCGCGCGCGGCGGCGTCTCCGTCCGCGAGGCAGAGTGGCCGGGAGACGCGGCTTTCGTGAGTGCCGCCGTATCGACATACCTCAGACAGACCGAGCAGGAGAAGCACGACATCCTGGGTGACCCGGCGGAGCCCGAGGGTGAGCTCCCCGAGCGGTACCGGCCGGAGGTCCGCGACCCCGAGACCGCATACGCCGGAGGGCGGGTGCTCGTGGCGGAGGTCGACGGGGGTCCGGTCGGCGTGGTGATCGCCCTTCCGCATGCCGGGTACACCGAGATCAAGCGGCTCTGGGCGGATCCGACGGTCCGCGGCCGAGGCGTCGGGTCCGCGCTGCTCGACGCCGTCCTGCGGGAGGCGGAGGGGGCGGTGCGGCTGTCGGTCTGGGACTGGCGCGACGCCGCGATCCGGCTCTACACATCCCGCGGCTTCCGCCCCGCCGATGCCCGGGACGACCGCGATCGCCTTCTCTGTTTCGAATCGCGCACTTCGCTGCATCCGGCGGCCGAACGCAGCAAAGGGCGCGATTCGAAGGGCTAG